One stretch of Lacrimispora sphenoides DNA includes these proteins:
- a CDS encoding DUF2786 domain-containing protein encodes MSNYYNYREVKVMIAHRLMALDGWKVYDYSPDQSDSMTDYYCPATWGGVAEKNGYVLCVDVYGAREPQEIRKYNHTDFSYDRNIADKIKKLEAMTVERGASEAEAESAIVMIERLQKKSEAATENKEKYVVVGMIPGHQAHPNKCNWHIEKDGIIIAKGNGILKYSEVDSYFSHENYTKDMQNFKKQSKDEYIKKNVDDLIYHRYYSDIEKATKSAESHYDDMINKSKLVDQFNTFINKLDTTCGGLLGEGDGTIYEKVIVTEYKNETKAVEVETGEIKEGQCFILKTSFMYGKYKGLVYRIHERKTENGSYFYAYKLNGKLTKECTGSASSNNKWGSFGERFLKWIETGAISWCELKEVKTPYEVEKVVKKSIGNSKVETKKKETATTTSEGEEQRVTISTTYTYDISEDIDTRDNSNIWVVKVKESLSREEYKQLNQSMNDIGGYYSRFKHGFIFKENPEVLLNVETVAKADDPTESNQEEKKGPEKQKPAIEYDITEDKSPSGKINYLLKIKNELSKDDFSEVKRKFAKIQGYHSSQKDGFIFKYNPAEKLII; translated from the coding sequence ATGTCAAATTATTATAATTATAGGGAAGTTAAAGTGATGATCGCCCATAGGTTGATGGCACTTGATGGTTGGAAAGTATATGACTATTCACCGGATCAGTCAGACAGTATGACAGACTATTATTGTCCTGCCACTTGGGGCGGTGTTGCAGAAAAGAACGGATATGTCCTTTGTGTTGACGTTTACGGAGCAAGGGAACCACAGGAAATTAGAAAATACAATCATACAGATTTTTCATATGATAGAAACATAGCAGACAAAATCAAGAAGCTGGAGGCAATGACAGTTGAGCGAGGCGCATCTGAAGCAGAAGCGGAAAGTGCAATAGTAATGATTGAACGATTGCAGAAGAAATCAGAAGCAGCAACAGAGAATAAAGAGAAATATGTAGTTGTTGGTATGATACCAGGACACCAGGCACACCCGAATAAATGTAACTGGCACATAGAAAAAGATGGTATTATTATTGCAAAGGGTAACGGGATTCTGAAATATAGTGAAGTTGATTCATATTTCAGTCATGAAAATTACACCAAAGATATGCAGAACTTTAAAAAACAGTCCAAAGATGAGTATATAAAAAAGAATGTTGATGATTTAATTTATCATAGATATTATTCAGACATTGAAAAGGCTACTAAATCAGCAGAAAGCCACTATGACGACATGATAAATAAAAGCAAATTAGTGGATCAGTTTAATACATTTATTAATAAGCTAGATACCACTTGCGGAGGTCTTCTTGGAGAAGGTGACGGTACTATATATGAAAAAGTTATCGTTACAGAATACAAGAACGAAACAAAGGCCGTAGAAGTGGAGACTGGAGAAATTAAAGAGGGTCAATGTTTTATTCTAAAAACCAGTTTTATGTATGGAAAATATAAGGGTCTTGTTTACCGCATTCATGAAAGAAAAACGGAAAACGGATCTTATTTTTATGCTTATAAACTCAATGGAAAACTTACAAAAGAGTGTACCGGAAGCGCCTCAAGTAATAACAAATGGGGAAGTTTTGGAGAAAGGTTTTTAAAGTGGATTGAAACAGGAGCTATTTCATGGTGTGAACTTAAGGAAGTAAAAACACCATATGAAGTGGAAAAGGTGGTTAAAAAGTCCATTGGCAATAGCAAGGTGGAGACAAAGAAAAAAGAAACCGCAACTACTACCTCAGAAGGAGAAGAACAGAGGGTAACTATTTCAACTACGTATACCTATGATATCTCAGAAGACATTGACACAAGAGACAATTCTAATATTTGGGTTGTAAAGGTAAAAGAGTCATTAAGCAGAGAAGAGTATAAACAGCTTAACCAATCAATGAACGATATAGGCGGATATTATTCACGCTTTAAGCATGGATTTATATTTAAAGAAAATCCAGAAGTTTTGTTAAACGTTGAGACGGTTGCAAAGGCCGATGATCCAACAGAAAGTAACCAAGAAGAGAAGAAGGGACCAGAAAAACAGAAACCCGCCATTGAATACGATATTACGGAAGATAAAAGTCCATCAGGTAAAATCAACTATTTACTAAAAATCAAAAATGAATTATCTAAAGATGATTTTTCAGAAGTCAAGCGTAAATTTGCGAAGATACAAGGGTATCATAGCAGCCAAAAGGACGGTTTTATATTCAAGTACAATCCAGCAGAAAAATTGATTATATAG
- a CDS encoding class I SAM-dependent methyltransferase, translated as MFISNADFYPTPGHLIEKMLFSLDFNRIKSILEPEAGKGDIVERLKEKEKSMSDRWQKVSFDIDCVEQDENLRHILKGKGYRLVHNDFLTYETMKEYDLIIMNPPFSNGCKHLLKALEMQKRNGGAIVCLLNAETLKNQCNNDRIMLTRLLEEYNSDIEYIKNAFTDAERKTGVEVALIKVQLPVVKRQSFIFDGLKRAQEQRECEQAESAYLAENDLFKSIVGQYKLEVEAGIKLIKEYYAMYPYIMTSFGKDEKTGETVQKGGCILDLDLSINTDKYKSGLSVNGYIREVRGKYWTALFQNEKFIGQLTGNLRQDFYNRLEDLKDYDFSLYNIYELKIEMQKKVVTGIEDTIIALFDELSHKHYWDKDTSSNIHYYNGWKTNKSWFINEKVIIPLSGWDSIWNQFRINDYQIVEKLQDIEKCFNYLDGGLTEAIDLKETLEFSQEYGETRNITLKYFNITFYKKGTCHIIFTNPELLKKFNIFGSQKKGWLPPSYGKKKYKDMTAEEKTVVNEFEGEKEYAKVMNNTKYYLFDGDRSMNLLEDKTA; from the coding sequence ATGTTTATATCAAATGCAGATTTTTACCCAACGCCAGGGCATCTTATTGAAAAGATGCTCTTTTCTTTGGACTTTAACAGGATCAAAAGTATCTTGGAGCCAGAGGCCGGGAAAGGGGACATAGTAGAAAGATTAAAGGAAAAAGAAAAGTCTATGTCTGACCGTTGGCAGAAGGTTTCCTTTGACATCGATTGCGTAGAGCAAGACGAAAATTTACGTCATATTCTCAAAGGTAAAGGATATCGGCTTGTACACAATGATTTTTTAACCTATGAGACTATGAAAGAATATGACCTTATAATCATGAATCCTCCTTTCTCTAATGGCTGTAAGCACCTTTTAAAAGCCTTAGAAATGCAGAAACGGAACGGCGGTGCTATTGTTTGTTTACTTAATGCTGAAACGCTTAAAAATCAGTGTAATAATGATCGGATAATGCTTACTAGGCTGTTAGAGGAATACAATTCAGATATTGAGTATATAAAAAATGCATTTACCGATGCAGAGCGAAAGACAGGCGTTGAAGTTGCCTTAATAAAGGTGCAGCTTCCAGTGGTCAAAAGACAATCATTCATCTTTGACGGACTTAAAAGGGCACAGGAACAAAGAGAGTGTGAACAAGCAGAAAGCGCCTATTTGGCTGAAAATGATTTGTTTAAATCTATAGTGGGGCAATACAAATTAGAGGTAGAAGCAGGCATAAAACTGATAAAAGAATACTACGCTATGTATCCTTATATTATGACTTCTTTCGGTAAAGATGAAAAAACTGGCGAGACAGTTCAGAAGGGCGGATGTATCCTGGATCTTGATTTGTCAATAAATACTGACAAATACAAAAGTGGTTTGTCTGTAAATGGCTATATCCGGGAAGTACGTGGCAAATACTGGACAGCGTTATTCCAAAATGAAAAATTTATTGGGCAGCTCACCGGAAACTTGCGGCAAGATTTTTATAATAGACTTGAAGATTTAAAAGACTATGACTTCTCTTTGTATAATATTTATGAATTAAAAATTGAGATGCAGAAGAAAGTAGTGACCGGGATAGAAGATACTATTATAGCTTTATTTGATGAACTAAGCCATAAACACTATTGGGATAAAGATACTTCTAGCAACATTCACTATTATAACGGCTGGAAGACAAATAAAAGCTGGTTTATTAATGAAAAGGTTATTATTCCATTATCCGGTTGGGATTCAATATGGAACCAATTCAGGATTAACGATTATCAGATTGTAGAGAAGTTGCAAGATATTGAAAAATGTTTCAACTATCTTGACGGTGGATTAACTGAGGCCATAGATCTAAAGGAAACGTTGGAGTTTTCTCAAGAATATGGAGAAACAAGAAATATCACGTTGAAGTATTTCAACATAACATTTTACAAAAAGGGAACTTGTCACATTATATTTACCAATCCTGAACTTTTAAAAAAGTTCAATATTTTTGGATCACAGAAGAAAGGCTGGCTCCCTCCTTCTTATGGCAAGAAGAAATATAAAGACATGACAGCGGAAGAAAAAACCGTTGTGAACGAATTTGAGGGAGAAAAAGAGTATGCCAAGGTAATGAATAACACAAAGTATTATTTGTTTGATGGAGACAGAAGCATGAACTTGCTAGAAGATAAAACAGCATAA
- a CDS encoding tyrosine-type recombinase/integrase, translated as MTYHEQNDIQNIKKLRSIISALPAYCEDFFRGIEPRTSSKTRIAYAGYLRLFFDYLIRSSKATNMESITLDVLENLKVIDFEKYMEWLKCWSDDSGNENTNGEYSLKSKISALRAFYKYLYQNERIKNNVASLVQLPKLHDKEIVRLDSDEMKAFIQVVETGEGLEGRERAFFELTRKRDLAIIMLLLTTGIRVSECVGLDIKDADFKKSGIRIYRKGGKEETVYFSDDAREVLESYIEERKQAEAIKGHENALFLSLQNKRISTRSVEDLIPKYARLAGIQKKVTPHTLRRSYGTALYNATGDIYLVAGTLGHADVNTAKRHYVALEDEKKRENRNAVKLR; from the coding sequence ATGACATATCACGAACAGAATGATATCCAGAATATAAAAAAACTTAGAAGTATTATATCCGCTTTGCCAGCTTATTGTGAAGACTTCTTTCGAGGAATCGAGCCGAGAACTTCTTCCAAGACAAGGATTGCTTATGCCGGTTATTTAAGGCTCTTCTTTGATTATTTAATTAGAAGCAGTAAAGCTACAAATATGGAGTCAATTACTCTTGATGTGTTGGAAAACCTGAAAGTCATTGATTTTGAAAAATATATGGAATGGCTAAAATGTTGGAGTGATGATTCAGGGAATGAAAATACAAACGGGGAATATAGCCTAAAGAGCAAAATATCGGCATTAAGAGCATTCTACAAATATCTTTATCAGAATGAGAGGATAAAGAATAACGTAGCGTCGCTTGTGCAGCTTCCCAAATTGCATGACAAAGAAATAGTACGTCTTGACAGTGACGAAATGAAAGCATTTATCCAGGTTGTAGAAACTGGTGAAGGTTTAGAAGGAAGAGAACGTGCCTTCTTTGAATTGACCCGGAAGCGAGACTTAGCAATAATTATGTTGCTGCTCACTACGGGAATCCGTGTTTCAGAATGTGTTGGTTTAGACATCAAAGATGCGGATTTCAAAAAAAGCGGGATTAGAATATACCGGAAGGGAGGAAAAGAAGAAACCGTATATTTTAGCGATGATGCCAGAGAAGTCTTAGAATCTTATATAGAAGAAAGAAAACAAGCAGAGGCAATCAAAGGGCATGAAAATGCTCTATTTTTATCTTTGCAGAACAAACGGATATCAACCAGAAGCGTAGAAGATTTAATTCCTAAGTATGCAAGGTTGGCAGGAATCCAGAAGAAGGTTACTCCTCATACACTACGTAGAAGCTATGGAACGGCCTTATATAACGCCACAGGGGACATTTACCTAGTCGCTGGTACATTGGGCCACGCAGATGTGAACACCGCCAAACGGCACTATGTGGCATTAGAAGACGAGAAAAAAAGAGAAAATAGGAACGCTGTTAAACTGAGATAG